From the candidate division WOR-3 bacterium genome, one window contains:
- the rplU gene encoding 50S ribosomal protein L21 codes for MYAVVKIGGFQYLVKPGEVVTVPKLPGDVGSTVRFEDVLLVRTDDRAIIGNPVVANSYVEASIVDHIRKEKVTVYKFIRRENYRRKKGHRQPMTRIKITKINYEG; via the coding sequence ATGTACGCAGTTGTGAAAATTGGTGGTTTTCAATACCTGGTTAAGCCTGGCGAGGTGGTGACCGTTCCGAAACTCCCAGGGGATGTGGGGAGTACGGTCAGGTTTGAGGATGTCCTTCTAGTCCGGACCGATGACAGAGCAATTATCGGTAATCCGGTTGTTGCCAACTCTTATGTGGAGGCGAGTATAGTTGACCATATCCGCAAGGAAAAGGTGACGGTTTATAAGTTCATCCGCAGGGAAAACTACCGCCGGAAAAAGGGGCACCGGCAGCCCATGACCAGAATCAAAATAACGAAAATCAATTATGAAGGATAA
- a CDS encoding tetratricopeptide repeat protein: protein MIYLILVLFSASLSALILLIFEKREGDKRLLHIEAELARLEPLAFAKHYARLNQFQRRVGIVYLNRLPTTQDRTLANLFESGLRFAEHNAWDKALNRWQEAKSKAKRDELLALHILCAGCFIITRRQNEAQAELTRAIALAKKTKNKTGLAAASYLLAGIAKDNGELKRSKLLLCQTVQLTQKIKNRDFQVKALVRLAEVLEKEGQFNRAIDQYRIAIRLLEETGNYHTAATLYTAIGDILFSQGEIDKARAAYEDGLHLARETRNRLSEAQNLTAIGTIHRTQNDYKRAIDVFERALHIYRDINFLRGQAQVLHELAIAHERSNAIDIAREFFAQGLALARRVNDTKLIARNLIGLAVNHILHHSLFDAEALLTEALNLSKQSGNLTELTSSLINLGRLHLIQGNNDKAIATIKEGLESARKNKDRYHQSKALLELSRAYRNGGDTDNARRTLDQLRKTSRNLIDKRINADADTEQGLILALDKEWDQALAMLHRALRQHREMEMNRETAYDLLNIGLLHLSQGKPKEAKAPLEEGLNVAQKIADFGLTARLHSALGEVYQSLGEKALARENFSQALNLFRSINNQWGEAKCLLKLGSHLLACNLVEEARMNLEQALRLYQRLNDKNGTATAKALLEKLPLPPTGVQFITGA, encoded by the coding sequence GTGATTTATCTGATTTTAGTTTTATTCTCCGCCTCTTTGAGCGCCCTCATTCTTCTCATTTTTGAGAAAAGGGAGGGTGATAAGCGGCTGCTCCACATTGAGGCTGAACTTGCGCGGTTAGAACCCCTTGCCTTTGCCAAACATTATGCCCGTCTGAATCAGTTTCAGCGCCGGGTGGGCATTGTTTACCTAAACCGGTTACCCACCACCCAGGACCGCACGCTGGCAAATTTGTTTGAATCAGGGCTGAGGTTTGCCGAGCACAACGCCTGGGACAAGGCGTTAAACCGCTGGCAGGAGGCAAAATCAAAGGCAAAACGGGATGAACTGCTTGCCCTCCATATCCTCTGTGCCGGCTGTTTCATTATCACTCGACGCCAAAATGAGGCACAAGCGGAATTGACCCGGGCAATTGCCCTTGCCAAAAAAACAAAAAACAAAACCGGCCTTGCGGCTGCATCTTATCTCCTTGCCGGCATCGCAAAGGATAACGGCGAGCTCAAAAGGTCAAAACTTCTCTTATGCCAGACTGTTCAATTAACACAAAAAATCAAAAATCGGGATTTCCAAGTAAAAGCGCTCGTCAGACTGGCAGAGGTCCTTGAAAAGGAAGGGCAGTTTAATAGAGCAATCGACCAGTATCGAATTGCCATCAGACTCCTTGAAGAAACTGGCAATTACCATACTGCCGCTACCCTTTATACCGCTATCGGCGATATCCTTTTCTCTCAGGGTGAAATTGATAAAGCCCGCGCCGCTTATGAGGATGGACTCCACCTTGCCCGTGAGACCCGTAACCGGCTCAGCGAGGCTCAGAACCTCACTGCCATCGGCACAATTCATCGCACCCAGAATGATTATAAAAGGGCGATAGATGTTTTTGAGAGGGCATTGCATATCTACCGTGATATCAACTTCCTGCGGGGTCAGGCACAGGTACTACACGAACTGGCGATTGCCCATGAACGCAGCAACGCCATTGACATTGCCCGGGAGTTTTTTGCCCAAGGGCTCGCCCTCGCCCGGCGCGTCAACGACACCAAACTCATAGCCCGCAACCTCATTGGTCTGGCGGTCAACCACATTCTTCATCACTCCCTTTTCGATGCTGAAGCCCTCTTAACCGAGGCGCTGAACCTCAGCAAGCAATCTGGGAACCTAACCGAACTCACCTCCTCCCTGATAAATCTGGGACGACTCCACCTCATTCAGGGCAACAATGATAAAGCCATTGCCACAATAAAGGAAGGATTGGAATCCGCTCGCAAAAACAAAGACCGCTACCACCAGTCAAAGGCGCTCTTGGAACTATCACGGGCTTATCGTAACGGTGGCGACACCGATAACGCCCGGCGTACCCTCGACCAGTTGCGAAAGACCAGCCGCAATCTTATTGACAAAAGAATAAATGCTGATGCCGACACCGAACAGGGATTAATCCTGGCATTGGATAAGGAATGGGATCAGGCACTGGCAATGCTCCATCGGGCATTAAGACAACACAGGGAAATGGAAATGAACCGTGAGACTGCCTACGACTTGCTCAATATCGGCTTACTCCACTTATCACAAGGAAAACCAAAAGAGGCAAAAGCCCCACTGGAAGAGGGTTTAAATGTCGCTCAAAAGATTGCTGACTTTGGCTTAACCGCGCGGCTCCATTCCGCACTGGGAGAGGTATATCAATCATTAGGAGAAAAAGCACTTGCCAGGGAAAATTTTAGCCAAGCGCTGAATCTATTTCGCAGTATCAATAACCAGTGGGGCGAGGCGAAATGCCTTCTGAAATTAGGCTCACATCTGTTGGCGTGTAACCTTGTTGAGGAGGCCCGGATGAATCTCGAACAGGCTTTAAGGCTTTACCAGCGTCTTAACGACAAGAACGGCACAGCCACCGCTAAAGCCCTTTTAGAGAAACTACCACTTCCTCCTACTGGTGTTCAATTCATCACCGGTGCTTGA
- the lgt gene encoding prolipoprotein diacylglyceryl transferase: MLPVLLRVGSLQLYSYGVMLFISFALGIWIVETRARRLGIESKKITDLALWVLLAVVLGSRLFYVAFHWGDFKNDLVGIIRFWGNPPGLSGLMFYGGFIGAFIAGLVFVWVNRLPLVKLLDAVAPALVLGEGFTRIGCFLNGCCFGKPANSFLGVVFPPGSAAGAQFPNQPLHPTQLYSSLAGFLLFGLALILERKRLKPGVLFAIILILYSLFRFGIDFVRFYENAANFWGNQVVALFLTLVGIVILFIFLRRK; encoded by the coding sequence ATGTTGCCAGTGCTTTTAAGGGTCGGCAGTCTGCAGCTCTATTCCTATGGGGTGATGCTTTTTATCTCCTTCGCCTTAGGGATATGGATTGTGGAAACCCGGGCAAGGCGATTGGGAATAGAATCGAAGAAGATTACCGACCTGGCGTTGTGGGTGCTCTTGGCAGTGGTGTTAGGTTCCAGGCTTTTTTATGTGGCGTTTCACTGGGGTGATTTCAAAAACGACCTGGTTGGTATTATCAGGTTCTGGGGAAATCCGCCCGGTCTTTCCGGCTTGATGTTTTATGGCGGGTTTATCGGTGCATTCATTGCCGGGCTCGTCTTTGTCTGGGTTAATAGGCTGCCGTTGGTCAAACTGCTTGATGCGGTCGCACCAGCACTGGTTTTGGGTGAAGGGTTTACCAGAATTGGCTGTTTTCTTAACGGCTGCTGTTTTGGCAAACCTGCAAATTCTTTCCTTGGCGTTGTCTTTCCGCCTGGTTCTGCTGCCGGTGCCCAGTTTCCCAATCAGCCGCTTCATCCCACCCAGCTCTATTCATCCCTTGCCGGTTTTCTCCTTTTTGGTCTGGCGCTGATTCTTGAAAGGAAAAGGCTGAAGCCCGGTGTTCTTTTTGCCATCATTCTCATCCTTTACTCCCTTTTCCGGTTCGGGATTGATTTTGTCCGCTTCTACGAAAATGCGGCAAACTTCTGGGGAAACCAGGTGGTTGCACTTTTCCTCACGCTCGTAGGGATTGTTATTTTGTTTATCTTCCTGCGCAGAAAATGA
- a CDS encoding ComF family protein has product MSSSGSILSRVGFLFRSLADFLFPPVCFGCDEEIEEGLICDSCRLLLFTSELDVCCRCGRPCLPDAGVCGRCKLPLSLSRVRAVGVYQPPFQGLIQALKYLEKTALVPVLGGALALLFEQDSQLKRADGICSVPLHPARLRERGFNQAYLLAKEVSNITGLPLLDPLIRKRNTESQTKMKDDAERMENVQDAFMVKPGVKFQGERLILVDDVMTTGATISAAANELLKAGAADVMGLVLAAAICPKDRG; this is encoded by the coding sequence ATGAGTTCAAGCGGCTCAATTTTGAGCCGGGTCGGTTTTCTCTTTCGCTCCCTTGCCGATTTTCTTTTTCCGCCAGTCTGTTTTGGGTGCGATGAGGAGATAGAAGAGGGGCTCATCTGCGACTCCTGCCGGCTTTTACTCTTTACCAGTGAACTTGATGTGTGCTGTCGTTGCGGTCGCCCCTGTCTGCCCGATGCGGGTGTTTGCGGCAGGTGCAAGTTGCCATTGAGTTTGAGCAGGGTCAGGGCGGTGGGTGTTTATCAGCCGCCTTTTCAGGGTCTGATTCAGGCATTAAAGTATTTGGAAAAGACCGCGCTTGTGCCAGTTCTTGGCGGTGCGCTCGCGCTCCTTTTTGAGCAGGACAGTCAGTTGAAAAGGGCGGATGGAATCTGCTCAGTGCCTTTGCATCCGGCAAGGTTAAGGGAGCGTGGGTTTAATCAGGCATATCTTCTGGCAAAGGAGGTTTCAAATATCACCGGGCTTCCACTTCTTGACCCTTTGATAAGAAAAAGGAATACCGAGAGTCAGACAAAGATGAAAGATGATGCTGAAAGAATGGAGAATGTCCAGGATGCGTTTATGGTAAAACCAGGGGTGAAATTCCAAGGTGAGAGGTTGATTTTAGTTGATGATGTGATGACCACCGGGGCAACAATTTCAGCCGCAGCAAATGAGCTGTTAAAAGCGGGTGCGGCAGATGTTATGGGACTGGTCCTGGCTGCGGCGATTTGCCCGAAAGATAGGGGTTGA
- a CDS encoding M23 family metallopeptidase produces the protein MLQTRPLLVPAPKKKPKAKKRLIFVILPIALFALIYFVIFNRPKKMAPILKETPPLEITSKSFAVQAGEILPFVLNRAGVPAKVADSTIIALRDFGFNFRLMRPGDSLILLYRNDTLFQLHYWRSYDTIYSVAIESFPYRVALITREVQLLPALIKGEIKTSLYQALIDLGEKPGLIASYTEIFDWEIDFFSETQEGDSFMILVEKRYADSVFLGYAPIIAARYKGLVGDFSAFRFTDPEGITDYYNPEGLSMRKTFLKSPLRFSRISSFFGRRFHPIRRIPARHQGIDYAAPKGTPVSCVADGRVISAGWSGGYGRLISIGHRDGYETRYGHLSGFARGIKAGMPVTQGQIIGYVGSTGLSTGPHLHYEVRKYGSPVNPLRLNPPRAGAIKLAHLPLFKALRDSLNPYLSGKSPQPGPVP, from the coding sequence ATGCTTCAAACCAGACCCCTGCTTGTGCCCGCACCCAAGAAAAAGCCCAAAGCAAAGAAAAGGCTGATATTTGTCATTTTACCAATAGCCCTTTTTGCCCTTATCTACTTTGTCATCTTCAATCGTCCTAAAAAAATGGCACCCATTTTAAAAGAAACACCTCCATTAGAAATCACCAGCAAATCCTTTGCAGTCCAGGCAGGTGAAATCCTGCCCTTTGTTTTGAACCGCGCCGGTGTTCCGGCAAAGGTTGCCGACAGCACCATCATCGCCCTGCGTGACTTTGGCTTCAACTTCCGCCTGATGCGCCCTGGTGACAGCCTTATCCTTCTTTATCGCAACGACACCCTGTTCCAACTCCATTACTGGCGCAGTTATGACACCATCTATTCAGTCGCGATAGAATCCTTCCCCTATCGCGTGGCGCTCATCACCAGGGAAGTTCAACTTCTGCCCGCGCTCATTAAAGGTGAAATTAAAACCTCACTTTACCAAGCGCTGATTGACTTAGGTGAAAAGCCCGGGCTGATCGCCTCTTATACCGAAATCTTTGACTGGGAGATTGACTTCTTTTCTGAAACCCAGGAGGGCGACTCCTTTATGATTCTCGTCGAAAAGAGGTATGCCGACTCGGTATTTCTGGGCTATGCGCCCATAATCGCTGCCCGTTACAAGGGTCTTGTCGGCGACTTCTCGGCGTTCAGGTTCACCGACCCAGAAGGCATAACCGACTATTACAACCCTGAAGGTCTTTCAATGCGCAAGACATTCCTCAAGTCGCCTTTGCGCTTCTCCCGCATCTCATCATTCTTTGGCAGACGCTTCCATCCGATTCGGCGCATCCCGGCAAGGCATCAGGGGATTGACTATGCCGCACCAAAAGGGACACCAGTCTCCTGTGTTGCTGATGGCAGGGTCATCTCTGCGGGCTGGTCTGGTGGTTATGGACGGCTAATCAGTATTGGTCATCGTGACGGTTATGAAACCCGTTACGGACATTTAAGCGGCTTTGCCAGAGGAATAAAGGCAGGGATGCCGGTAACTCAGGGTCAGATAATCGGCTATGTTGGTTCAACCGGACTCTCCACCGGACCCCATCTTCACTACGAGGTGCGCAAATACGGCTCACCGGTCAACCCTTTGCGTCTCAACCCTCCCCGCGCCGGTGCGATTAAACTTGCCCATCTCCCGCTTTTTAAGGCTTTGCGGGACAGCCTCAACCCCTATCTTTCGGGCAAATCGCCGCAGCCAGGACCAGTCCCATAA
- a CDS encoding FAD:protein FMN transferase, which yields MRRLIFCVAMLFFISCKPRLIEVEKSGMVFGSYVRIKVIGESKEGLDKAVDKALQEMGRLDSLWSLFSDKSEVVRLNRNKKGFVSEETRDLLKRAHDFGERTGGVFDITVEPLLRVWGFYDGNYQVPESAVIAGLLERVDCRGVVVKGESVVLGNNVNIDLGGIAVGYAVDRVVELLQASGVKQGLIDAGGDIRVFGNRDWRVGVQHPRKQGVVKVLQLRERAVSTSGDYEQFFEREGKRFCHIIDPRTGYPAQSCAAVTVIAPNALEADVYATTLFVLGVDEGREMLKSLPGVEAYFFEARGDSVIIIRTGGDE from the coding sequence ATGAGACGGCTGATTTTTTGCGTGGCGATGCTTTTTTTCATTTCCTGCAAACCGCGGCTGATTGAGGTGGAGAAGAGCGGGATGGTTTTTGGCAGTTATGTGCGAATCAAGGTGATAGGGGAGAGTAAGGAGGGGTTGGATAAAGCGGTTGATAAGGCGCTGCAGGAGATGGGGAGGCTGGATTCCTTATGGTCGCTCTTTTCTGATAAGAGCGAGGTCGTGAGGCTGAATAGGAATAAGAAGGGTTTTGTTTCAGAAGAGACCAGGGATTTGCTTAAAAGGGCGCATGATTTTGGAGAGAGGACCGGCGGGGTTTTTGATATTACGGTTGAGCCGCTTTTGAGGGTTTGGGGTTTTTATGATGGTAATTATCAGGTTCCGGAAAGCGCGGTTATTGCCGGATTGCTGGAAAGGGTTGATTGCAGGGGGGTAGTGGTTAAGGGGGAATCGGTTGTTTTGGGTAATAATGTCAATATTGACCTTGGAGGGATTGCGGTTGGTTATGCGGTTGACAGGGTTGTGGAACTTTTGCAGGCGTCAGGGGTAAAGCAGGGGTTGATTGATGCTGGTGGTGATATCAGGGTTTTTGGTAATAGAGATTGGCGAGTCGGGGTTCAGCACCCAAGGAAGCAAGGTGTGGTAAAAGTTTTGCAGTTAAGGGAGAGGGCGGTTTCAACATCCGGTGATTATGAGCAGTTCTTTGAAAGGGAGGGTAAAAGGTTCTGCCATATCATTGACCCAAGAACCGGCTATCCGGCACAAAGTTGTGCGGCGGTTACGGTGATAGCACCAAATGCGCTCGAGGCTGATGTTTATGCCACGACCCTTTTTGTCTTAGGTGTGGATGAGGGGAGGGAAATGTTAAAAAGTCTGCCGGGTGTGGAGGCGTATTTCTTTGAGGCGAGGGGTGATTCAGTTATTATAATAAGGACAGGTGGAGATGAATAA
- the amrS gene encoding AmmeMemoRadiSam system radical SAM enzyme, which translates to MNKRALWTEKENGRVRCLLCPNRCLVAPGKTGRCLGRKNIDGELFAVNYGEVVSMAVDPIEKKPLYHFYPGEEIFSVATYGCNLLCPFCQNWEISQNRAPSKYIAPEELVRIVKDYGLKLIAYTYSEPLVWYEYLLDAGRLMHNAGIKNVLVTNGMINPEPLNELLPLIDAMNIDLKSIREGFYRDYVKGDLGAVLETIKTAKGRCHIELTTLLIPGRNDSDEELEELTDFVSQLGKDTVLHFSRFFPRHKAEEPMTPLATLERAAEIAKRKLYYVYLGNVQAPPKYRDTFCPECGTVLVERSGYQGRVVNVKEGRCGVCGRRADLVI; encoded by the coding sequence ATGAATAAAAGGGCGCTGTGGACAGAGAAAGAGAATGGCAGGGTGAGATGCCTTTTGTGTCCTAACAGGTGTCTGGTTGCACCGGGAAAAACCGGCAGGTGTCTGGGCAGGAAGAACATTGATGGTGAACTTTTTGCGGTCAATTATGGCGAGGTGGTTTCAATGGCGGTTGACCCGATTGAGAAAAAGCCGCTTTACCACTTTTATCCGGGGGAGGAGATTTTTTCTGTTGCCACCTACGGTTGTAACCTTCTGTGTCCATTCTGCCAGAACTGGGAGATTTCCCAGAACCGGGCACCGAGCAAATACATAGCGCCTGAGGAACTGGTAAGGATTGTCAAGGATTATGGGCTTAAACTCATCGCCTATACCTATAGCGAACCCTTGGTCTGGTATGAGTATCTTCTGGATGCGGGCAGGCTGATGCATAATGCCGGGATTAAAAATGTGCTGGTGACAAACGGGATGATTAATCCTGAGCCGTTAAACGAACTTCTGCCATTGATCGATGCGATGAACATTGACCTGAAGTCAATCAGGGAGGGGTTTTACCGTGATTATGTGAAGGGGGATTTGGGTGCGGTTCTTGAAACGATAAAGACAGCAAAAGGACGATGCCATATTGAGTTGACCACACTTTTGATTCCGGGAAGGAACGATTCTGATGAGGAGTTAGAGGAGCTGACCGATTTTGTCTCTCAACTGGGCAAAGATACGGTTTTGCACTTCTCGAGGTTTTTCCCAAGGCATAAGGCAGAGGAGCCGATGACACCTTTGGCAACACTTGAGCGGGCTGCTGAGATTGCCAAAAGGAAACTTTATTATGTTTATCTGGGAAATGTCCAGGCACCTCCGAAATATCGGGATACATTCTGCCCTGAATGCGGAACGGTTCTGGTTGAGCGCAGCGGTTATCAGGGAAGGGTGGTGAATGTTAAAGAAGGGAGATGTGGTGTTTGCGGCAGAAGGGCTGACCTTGTAATATGA
- a CDS encoding NusG domain II-containing protein, whose protein sequence is MRSGLIKTGDWLLIIFFLFLSGFWLWSTWRKKESPEECVVQWQEGTLTFTLPKDTVLILTGPIGKTVVEIKGRGARIRDSDCPHKVCVKMGRAEMGGQMVVCAPNRVVVMLKGRGGVDAITR, encoded by the coding sequence ATGAGGTCGGGTTTGATAAAAACCGGTGACTGGCTTTTGATAATATTTTTTTTGTTTCTCAGCGGTTTTTGGCTCTGGTCCACTTGGAGAAAAAAGGAGAGCCCCGAGGAGTGTGTTGTGCAGTGGCAGGAAGGGACATTGACATTTACCCTGCCCAAGGATACTGTTTTAATTCTTACCGGTCCGATAGGAAAGACGGTAGTGGAGATAAAGGGGCGGGGTGCAAGGATAAGGGATTCAGACTGCCCGCATAAGGTGTGCGTTAAGATGGGCAGGGCTGAGATGGGCGGACAGATGGTTGTGTGCGCGCCCAACAGGGTGGTGGTAATGCTCAAGGGCAGAGGCGGAGTTGATGCCATCACGAGATAA
- a CDS encoding Gx transporter family protein, with the protein MPSRDKLVRIAVYAALAIGLYTVDNLLPLPLPWLRLGVGNLGIVLALMDVGALGAIAVFFLKLLLGSIVAGRFLTPFFFFALAGGVLGLGAMIAIKTLGRGFFSAVGISCAGGVFHNIGQLLVARFLLIPSSGLWLLAPIVVLFGVISGTFIGILARLVQLRLRGMEAVGLD; encoded by the coding sequence ATGCCATCACGAGATAAACTGGTGCGGATTGCGGTTTATGCGGCGCTGGCAATTGGTCTTTATACAGTTGACAATTTGCTGCCATTACCATTACCCTGGCTGCGTCTGGGTGTTGGCAATTTGGGGATTGTTCTCGCGCTGATGGATGTCGGTGCTCTCGGCGCAATTGCGGTATTTTTCCTGAAACTTCTTTTGGGCTCAATCGTTGCTGGCAGGTTTCTGACCCCATTTTTCTTTTTTGCTCTTGCGGGTGGCGTCCTTGGTCTCGGGGCAATGATTGCGATTAAAACACTTGGCAGGGGTTTTTTCAGTGCGGTGGGAATCAGTTGTGCCGGTGGTGTTTTTCACAATATTGGTCAGTTGCTGGTCGCAAGGTTTTTACTTATTCCCAGTTCAGGTTTGTGGCTATTGGCACCGATTGTTGTCCTTTTTGGGGTCATCAGCGGGACATTTATTGGCATCCTTGCCCGGCTGGTGCAGTTACGGCTGAGGGGTATGGAAGCGGTTGGACTTGATTAG
- a CDS encoding DUF4321 domain-containing protein, which produces MRNRPVYAGGRSIGLLIIALVVAGVAGSVLSHFLSGLFPAGPVRDFFFKSVQFGVPTFILNLGFASITFGLSFAITTFAVILLLLAIYLWYRF; this is translated from the coding sequence ATGAGAAACAGACCAGTTTATGCGGGTGGACGCTCAATCGGACTTTTAATCATTGCGCTTGTTGTTGCTGGCGTTGCCGGTTCGGTCCTTTCCCATTTCCTCAGCGGGCTTTTTCCTGCCGGACCGGTCAGGGATTTCTTCTTCAAGTCGGTGCAGTTTGGTGTGCCCACATTTATCTTAAACCTTGGTTTTGCCTCAATTACCTTCGGGCTTTCGTTTGCCATTACCACCTTTGCAGTAATCCTGCTGCTCTTGGCAATTTATCTCTGGTACCGCTTTTAA